A window of the Acidimicrobiales bacterium genome harbors these coding sequences:
- a CDS encoding ArsA-related P-loop ATPase, whose amino-acid sequence MSVASASAPDLDRRLLIVAGKGGVGRSSFAAALARHRADAAAAGEIIRAGRGVLAVDSIADGGLAAALGPSVPGVECLELDTEAALDEYLKIYMKFPIPPSRLGPLAKIFDYVATAAPGVREILTIGKIAWEVREGDWRAVVVDAPATGHVVELLNAPANLARLIGVGPLAEQTRWVEAILADPAQTGVVLVTTTEELPVTELLELHQRLVSTTAVDVVGIVANRMPPLLGPKAMAEAGELRGALGLAGRVVAERSEEARTGLARLGALGLPIIRVAESDRPVDDMVAAIAEAAGRGSAAVAGRSGAPDAGEAPTTATTRSAP is encoded by the coding sequence CTGAGCGTCGCATCGGCTTCGGCGCCTGACCTCGATCGGCGCCTGCTGATCGTCGCCGGCAAGGGCGGGGTCGGCCGGTCGTCGTTCGCCGCCGCGCTCGCCCGACACCGGGCCGACGCTGCGGCTGCGGGTGAGATCATACGAGCCGGTCGAGGAGTCCTCGCCGTCGACTCGATCGCCGACGGCGGGCTCGCCGCGGCGCTCGGACCGTCGGTCCCCGGCGTCGAGTGCCTCGAACTCGACACCGAGGCTGCGCTCGACGAGTACCTGAAGATCTACATGAAGTTCCCCATCCCGCCGAGTCGGTTGGGGCCACTGGCGAAGATCTTCGACTACGTCGCCACGGCCGCACCCGGCGTGCGCGAGATCCTCACCATCGGCAAGATCGCCTGGGAGGTTCGAGAAGGGGACTGGCGGGCCGTCGTCGTCGACGCTCCGGCGACCGGGCACGTGGTCGAGCTGCTGAACGCGCCGGCGAATCTTGCGCGACTCATCGGGGTCGGTCCGCTCGCCGAGCAGACGAGATGGGTCGAAGCGATCCTGGCCGACCCGGCACAGACCGGGGTCGTGCTCGTCACCACCACCGAGGAGCTCCCGGTCACCGAACTCCTCGAGCTGCACCAACGACTGGTGAGCACCACCGCCGTCGACGTCGTCGGCATCGTCGCCAATCGGATGCCACCGCTCCTCGGACCCAAGGCGATGGCCGAGGCTGGCGAGCTGCGTGGAGCGCTCGGGCTGGCGGGACGAGTGGTCGCCGAGCGGTCCGAGGAAGCCCGCACCGGCCTGGCCCGGCTGGGTGCACTCGGACTCCCGATCATCCGAGTGGCCGAGAGTGATCGTCCGGTCGACGACATGGTGGCGGCCATCGCCGAGGCGGCAGGGCGCGGTAGCGCCGCAGTGGCAGGGCGTTCCGGTGCTCCGGACGCGGGCGAGGCACCGACCACCGCAACGACGAGGAGCGCACCGTGA
- a CDS encoding DUF3107 domain-containing protein: MDIRIGIAQSASVIELEMSDDTDRAALKAEIDASLGADSGVLWLTDKRGKDVAVPVARVAFVEIGKDDAERRIGFGA; encoded by the coding sequence ATGGACATCCGCATCGGCATCGCCCAGAGTGCGTCGGTCATCGAACTCGAGATGAGCGACGATACCGATCGGGCGGCGCTCAAGGCCGAGATCGATGCGTCGCTCGGAGCAGACAGCGGCGTGCTCTGGCTGACCGACAAGCGAGGCAAGGACGTCGCCGTGCCGGTGGCACGGGTCGCCTTCGTCGAGATCGGCAAGGACGACGCTGAGCGTCGCATCGGCTTCGGCGCCTGA
- a CDS encoding Mrp/NBP35 family ATP-binding protein: MSLSQEMVIDALRPVEDPELHRSIVDLGMVRGIDISLPVVTVGIDLTVAGCPLRAEIDRRVTDAVLALDGAESVNIEFGVMTDEQRQAVRVALHGDPGATAGSQQAHGHAEGRAIPFADPDNRTRVLLIASGKGGVGKSSVTTNLAVALAAIGKKVAVVDADVWGFSIPRMLGVDRDPTIIDEMIVPPVAHGVSCISMGFFVEENQPVIWRGPMLHKALEQFLTDVFWDEPDYLLVDLPPGTGDISLSISQFLPRAELIVVTTPQPAAQKVAQRAAYMAHKVNITVAGVIENMSWFTGDDGKRYEIFGSGGGQELADQLEVPMLGNIPLVPQLREGGDDGDPIASKPDTEAGAMFLALAERLDTELAPKRRYRSELRVI, from the coding sequence GTGAGTCTGAGCCAAGAGATGGTGATCGACGCCCTGCGTCCGGTCGAAGACCCCGAGCTGCACCGTTCGATCGTCGATCTCGGCATGGTTCGTGGCATCGACATCTCGCTCCCGGTCGTCACCGTCGGCATCGACCTCACCGTCGCCGGCTGTCCGCTGCGGGCCGAGATCGACCGCCGGGTCACCGACGCCGTGCTGGCGCTCGACGGAGCCGAGTCGGTCAACATCGAGTTCGGCGTCATGACCGACGAACAACGCCAGGCCGTGCGGGTTGCGCTCCACGGCGATCCCGGCGCCACCGCCGGTTCGCAGCAGGCCCACGGCCACGCCGAGGGCCGGGCCATCCCGTTCGCCGATCCCGACAACCGCACCCGCGTCCTGTTGATCGCCTCCGGCAAGGGCGGCGTGGGCAAGAGCTCGGTCACCACCAATCTCGCCGTGGCGCTCGCCGCCATCGGCAAGAAGGTCGCCGTCGTCGACGCCGACGTCTGGGGGTTCTCGATCCCGCGCATGCTCGGCGTCGATCGTGATCCCACCATCATCGACGAGATGATCGTCCCTCCGGTCGCCCACGGCGTGAGCTGCATCTCGATGGGCTTCTTCGTCGAGGAGAACCAGCCGGTGATCTGGCGTGGCCCGATGCTGCACAAGGCGCTCGAGCAGTTCCTCACCGACGTCTTCTGGGACGAACCCGACTACCTCCTGGTCGATCTCCCGCCCGGCACCGGCGACATCTCGCTGTCGATCTCGCAGTTCCTGCCGCGGGCCGAGTTGATCGTGGTCACCACCCCGCAGCCGGCAGCGCAGAAGGTCGCCCAGCGTGCGGCCTACATGGCCCACAAGGTGAACATCACCGTCGCCGGCGTCATCGAGAACATGAGCTGGTTCACCGGCGACGACGGCAAGCGCTACGAGATCTTCGGGTCCGGCGGCGGCCAGGAGTTGGCCGACCAGCTCGAGGTCCCGATGCTCGGCAACATCCCGCTGGTGCCCCAGCTGCGTGAGGGCGGCGACGACGGCGACCCCATCGCCTCCAAGCCCGACACCGAGGCCGGTGCCATGTTCCTTGCCCTGGCCGAACGCCTCGACACCGAGCTCGCACCCAAGCGTCGCTACCGAAGCGAGCTGCGGGTCATCTGA
- a CDS encoding helix-turn-helix domain-containing protein: MSGRALNPTRSLKPTEFANLVNAITSAFGDPTRRSIYLLLHEHPDGLTAGEVAESTGLHANVARHHLDKLVNGAYLEVTQRSTARAGRPAKVYRATEPELHLEFDVGHDDILVTLLGKALSRLPAGEAAELAEEVGLEFGKQMAATLHGPEANEGQRSFRSALHVVADALSAHGFSAHAERHGDELRIVSGHCPFGDVAIEHPVICAVDRGMVKGLLGSLYGETQVALLGSVARGDEACITDVTEHPATEHPVTEHPADDGGDDVESV; this comes from the coding sequence GTGTCCGGCCGCGCCCTCAACCCAACTCGCTCGTTGAAGCCGACGGAATTCGCCAATCTGGTGAACGCCATCACCTCGGCCTTTGGCGACCCGACGCGCCGCAGTATCTACCTCTTGCTCCACGAACATCCCGATGGCCTGACCGCCGGTGAGGTCGCCGAGAGCACGGGGCTGCACGCCAACGTGGCCCGTCACCACCTCGACAAACTGGTCAACGGCGCCTACCTCGAGGTCACCCAGCGCTCCACGGCACGCGCCGGTCGCCCGGCGAAGGTCTACCGGGCCACCGAGCCCGAACTCCACCTCGAGTTCGATGTGGGCCACGACGACATCCTCGTCACCTTGCTCGGCAAGGCGCTGTCGCGGTTGCCGGCCGGCGAGGCGGCCGAGTTGGCCGAAGAGGTAGGTCTCGAGTTCGGCAAGCAGATGGCCGCCACCCTGCACGGACCCGAGGCCAACGAGGGGCAGCGCTCGTTCCGGTCCGCTCTCCACGTGGTGGCCGACGCCCTGTCGGCCCACGGGTTCTCGGCCCACGCCGAACGCCACGGCGACGAGCTACGCATCGTCTCCGGCCACTGCCCGTTCGGCGACGTGGCGATCGAACACCCGGTGATCTGCGCCGTCGACCGCGGCATGGTGAAGGGTCTGCTCGGATCGCTCTACGGCGAAACCCAGGTGGCGCTCCTCGGATCGGTGGCTCGCGGCGACGAGGCGTGCATCACCGACGTCACCGAACACCCTGCCACCGAGCACCCTGTCACCGAGCACCCTGCCGACGACGGCGGCGACGACGTCGAATCTGTCTGA
- a CDS encoding cysteine desulfurase family protein: MTRHYLDHASTSPLRPIARAALAQALELPAADPGRLHEEGLTTRQALELARTSVAELVGARASEVVFTSSATEAIVSAVWGSLTTIPGTVIATAVEHSAVRASADRVGKLRTVGVDGHGLVDPQAVADAIDDEQRSGRSVSLVCCQLANHEVGTIQPVVEVMERAKARGVRTLVDAAQAVGRIPVDMRALDADFLAVSGHKLGGPAGSGALVVRRGIRIAPLLVGGEQERARRAGLENMPAAVAFGAAAAELVETLADEAAEAERLTNRLRAGLAAIEGITPYGHPEQRLPHLVCVGIADIEPQAVILGLDRAGIAAHSGSACASEGLEPSPVLEAMGVDAHRSLRLSVGWSTTDDDIDAALDALPRIIADLRALRP, from the coding sequence ATGACCCGGCACTATCTCGACCACGCCTCGACTTCACCCCTGCGCCCGATCGCTCGCGCTGCGCTGGCTCAGGCGCTCGAACTCCCGGCGGCCGATCCCGGGCGGCTCCACGAGGAGGGCCTGACAACACGCCAGGCGCTCGAACTGGCCCGCACGTCGGTGGCCGAACTGGTCGGGGCTCGAGCGAGTGAGGTCGTCTTCACCTCCTCGGCCACCGAGGCGATCGTCAGCGCCGTGTGGGGCAGCCTCACCACGATCCCGGGCACGGTGATCGCCACCGCCGTCGAACATTCGGCGGTCCGAGCATCCGCCGACCGCGTCGGCAAGCTCCGCACGGTCGGCGTCGACGGTCACGGACTGGTGGATCCGCAGGCGGTCGCCGACGCCATCGACGACGAGCAACGCAGCGGGCGCTCCGTCTCACTCGTGTGCTGCCAATTGGCCAATCATGAGGTGGGGACGATCCAGCCGGTGGTCGAGGTGATGGAGCGGGCCAAGGCGAGGGGCGTCCGGACGCTGGTCGACGCCGCTCAGGCGGTTGGTCGCATCCCGGTCGACATGCGAGCCCTCGATGCCGACTTCCTCGCCGTATCGGGGCACAAGCTCGGCGGCCCGGCGGGCAGTGGGGCCCTGGTCGTGCGGCGCGGCATCCGGATCGCACCACTGCTGGTCGGAGGCGAACAGGAGCGGGCCCGACGAGCCGGGCTCGAGAACATGCCGGCCGCCGTCGCCTTCGGCGCGGCGGCAGCCGAGCTCGTCGAGACCCTCGCCGACGAAGCGGCCGAAGCCGAGCGGCTGACCAACCGGCTGCGAGCGGGACTGGCCGCCATCGAGGGCATCACCCCGTACGGCCATCCCGAGCAGCGCCTTCCCCACCTGGTCTGCGTGGGCATCGCCGACATCGAACCGCAAGCGGTGATCCTCGGCCTCGATCGAGCCGGGATCGCCGCCCACTCCGGGTCGGCGTGCGCATCGGAGGGTCTCGAACCGTCACCGGTCCTCGAGGCGATGGGAGTCGACGCCCACCGCTCCCTACGCCTCTCGGTCGGCTGGTCCACCACCGACGACGACATCGACGCCGCGCTCGACGCCCTCCCCCGCATCATCGCCGACCTCCGCGCCCTCCGCCCCTGA
- a CDS encoding DUF4214 domain-containing protein: MGASRLQTRPSSHRGARRAIATAGLAAAISSTALGGVAPAAAADAPAPPAGRDLITQQYLDFLSRAPDEAGLAFWNHQLDSGVHPATLIQSMAEQPEFESVVAPLVRLYVAYFLRSPDLAGLEFWIGRIRAGQGIESISQNFAGSAEFQNTYGALDDAAFIDLVYRNVLGRNSDDAGRAYWLEQMAGGIDRGRVMTAFSESAENRRATYGDVRATMLYVGMLDRAPEPEGLAYWAGLINGGTSYADVIAGFLESGEYEARLASMLTERNPLTGEATRAAANRTALAVKIDNVPLARPQTGLNQADIVFEEKVEGDLTRLIAIFQSDVPAVVGPVRSIRTTDFDVLAQFNNPMLAASGANATVLRLLESAPVQNVNALVGGNAYYRDANRRAPHNLFATTSRLYAIAPNPTSTPAPLFRYRPADAGVTNPASASTGVDIEFGRTSVSYRWDGARSGWVRRQDGTLHTEPGGAQVAPENVIVMTTDYAVSIADAESPEAITVGSGRVDVFTNGVVVTGTWQRPTVDSRMVLRDANGAEILLTPGETWVALAPAGTVAIR; the protein is encoded by the coding sequence ATGGGCGCTTCTCGACTCCAGACCCGACCGTCATCGCACCGTGGCGCTCGCCGAGCGATCGCCACTGCGGGGCTGGCTGCCGCCATCTCGTCCACCGCCCTCGGCGGCGTTGCACCAGCGGCCGCAGCTGACGCACCGGCCCCGCCGGCCGGCAGGGATCTGATCACCCAGCAATACCTCGACTTCTTGTCCCGAGCCCCCGACGAGGCCGGCCTCGCCTTCTGGAACCACCAACTCGACAGCGGCGTCCACCCAGCAACGCTCATCCAGTCGATGGCCGAGCAGCCCGAATTCGAAAGCGTGGTCGCACCACTGGTCCGGCTCTACGTCGCCTACTTCCTCCGCTCTCCAGATCTCGCCGGTCTCGAGTTCTGGATCGGTCGGATCCGCGCCGGTCAGGGCATCGAATCCATCTCGCAGAACTTTGCCGGTTCGGCCGAATTCCAGAACACCTACGGCGCGCTCGACGACGCCGCGTTCATCGACCTGGTCTACCGCAACGTGCTTGGGCGCAACTCCGACGACGCCGGACGGGCGTACTGGCTGGAACAGATGGCCGGGGGGATCGACCGCGGCCGGGTCATGACCGCGTTCTCCGAGTCGGCCGAGAACCGGCGAGCCACCTACGGCGATGTCCGCGCCACCATGTTGTACGTCGGCATGCTCGACCGGGCACCGGAACCCGAAGGGCTCGCCTACTGGGCGGGGCTGATCAACGGCGGCACGTCCTACGCCGATGTCATCGCCGGCTTCCTCGAGTCGGGTGAATACGAAGCCCGGCTGGCGTCGATGCTGACCGAACGCAACCCGCTCACCGGCGAGGCCACCCGAGCCGCGGCAAACCGCACCGCCCTCGCGGTGAAGATCGACAACGTCCCGCTGGCCCGACCCCAAACTGGCCTCAACCAGGCCGACATCGTGTTCGAGGAAAAGGTCGAGGGCGATCTCACTCGGCTGATCGCCATCTTCCAGTCGGACGTTCCCGCCGTCGTCGGTCCGGTGCGCTCGATCCGAACGACCGATTTCGATGTCCTCGCCCAGTTCAACAACCCGATGCTCGCCGCCTCCGGTGCCAACGCCACCGTGCTCCGGCTGCTCGAGTCGGCGCCGGTGCAGAATGTCAACGCACTGGTCGGGGGCAACGCCTACTACCGAGACGCCAACCGCAGGGCACCGCACAACCTCTTTGCGACCACATCCAGGCTGTACGCGATCGCCCCGAACCCCACCTCGACCCCGGCGCCGCTCTTCCGCTATCGCCCCGCCGACGCTGGGGTGACCAACCCGGCGAGTGCGTCGACAGGTGTCGATATCGAGTTTGGTCGCACCAGCGTGTCGTACCGATGGGACGGTGCCCGCAGCGGCTGGGTCCGCCGCCAGGATGGCACGCTCCACACCGAGCCGGGCGGCGCACAGGTTGCCCCCGAGAACGTCATCGTGATGACCACCGACTACGCGGTGAGCATTGCCGATGCCGAGTCACCCGAGGCAATCACGGTCGGCTCAGGTCGAGTCGACGTATTCACGAACGGCGTTGTGGTCACCGGTACGTGGCAGCGACCGACGGTCGACTCGCGCATGGTGCTGCGAGACGCCAACGGCGCAGAGATCCTCCTCACCCCCGGTGAGACCTGGGTTGCGTTGGCGCCGGCAGGTACGGTCGCCATCCGCTGA
- a CDS encoding magnesium transporter CorA family protein yields the protein MTSRLLCRPLETSSMAMTIHDMDQLDTMLEAGQLMWLDVITTDPDELDALGERFSFDPGAIEDILDVEQLPKFEDYDDHVFVVIHGLSSDGDRVDTREVDCFIGQNLFVTVHAEPVVGIDWLWDAVQRHEHLAGDSADELFGQLAEVVGRRYIEIANEIESRIDRLAEAALDADPSVLQEVQTLRREEATVRKMLRPQLLVIRDLRKRNMNEIGKEAARLLGDAYDVHRQVVESLSATRGLLTDTLDTYRGASADQQARATTLLAVYSALLLPLTLITGWYGMNVRGLPAAERQHSWWIVTLIMLAIALVSAIVFVQIGLIRLPGTRQGRVTAGLAAAAKAPVKPFTMLRKPVTSGSKTIVASARRATGRASLRRPSS from the coding sequence GTGACCTCACGCCTGTTGTGCCGACCGCTCGAAACCTCGTCGATGGCGATGACGATCCACGACATGGACCAGCTCGACACCATGCTCGAGGCTGGGCAGCTGATGTGGCTCGACGTGATCACGACCGACCCCGACGAGCTCGATGCGCTCGGCGAACGGTTCAGCTTCGACCCGGGAGCGATCGAAGACATTCTCGACGTCGAGCAGCTGCCGAAGTTCGAGGACTACGACGACCACGTGTTCGTCGTGATCCACGGCCTGTCGAGCGACGGCGACCGGGTCGACACCCGTGAGGTCGATTGCTTCATCGGTCAGAACCTGTTCGTCACCGTGCACGCCGAGCCGGTCGTCGGCATCGATTGGCTGTGGGACGCCGTGCAACGCCACGAACACCTGGCGGGTGACAGCGCCGACGAACTCTTCGGTCAGCTGGCCGAGGTCGTCGGCCGCCGCTACATCGAGATCGCGAACGAGATCGAGTCCCGGATCGATCGACTGGCAGAAGCCGCCCTCGATGCCGATCCGTCCGTCCTCCAGGAGGTGCAGACCCTGCGCCGCGAGGAGGCCACCGTTCGCAAGATGTTGCGACCCCAGCTGCTCGTCATCCGTGATCTGCGGAAGCGCAACATGAACGAGATCGGCAAGGAGGCAGCCCGGCTGCTCGGCGACGCCTACGACGTGCACCGCCAGGTGGTCGAGTCGCTCTCGGCCACGCGAGGCCTCCTGACCGACACCCTCGACACCTATCGAGGTGCGTCGGCCGATCAGCAGGCTCGGGCCACGACACTGCTGGCGGTGTATTCGGCACTTCTCCTCCCGCTGACCCTGATCACCGGGTGGTACGGCATGAACGTGCGTGGCCTGCCGGCGGCCGAGCGTCAGCACTCGTGGTGGATCGTGACCCTGATCATGCTGGCCATCGCACTGGTGAGTGCGATCGTCTTCGTACAGATCGGGCTGATTCGCCTGCCGGGAACGAGACAGGGGCGGGTCACTGCCGGTCTGGCCGCCGCAGCCAAGGCGCCGGTGAAGCCGTTCACCATGCTGCGCAAGCCGGTGACCTCGGGCAGCAAGACCATCGTGGCCAGTGCCCGACGCGCCACCGGACGAGCGAGCCTCCGGCGCCCGTCGTCCTAG
- a CDS encoding putative sulfate exporter family transporter codes for MAAIRSVAPGLGLVVALSVLATVIADQVDAVSPLVAGVVLGALVVNATALPAGLQPGVVFAAKQLLRLGIVLLGFRLSLGDLGELGLRGLVVVAMVVACTFFGTQWLGARMGLSKDLSLLVATGYSICGASAVAAMDGVIEADEEETAYAVALVTLCGSLSIGVLPLIGHLLGLEGATFGTWVGAAVHDVAQVVATASTDGPAALEAATVVKLTRVVLLAPLVALVALRRRRNHVGSAIEGDAVASHPPIVPLFVAGFLGAVLVRSSGVLSSESLAGIKDAEKVLLTLALVGLGMGVRLDRLRRLGGRPLVLGLVAWLMVAGVALAGVGIINA; via the coding sequence GTGGCAGCCATCAGGAGCGTCGCGCCCGGCCTCGGGCTCGTCGTCGCGCTCTCGGTGCTGGCGACGGTCATTGCCGATCAGGTCGACGCGGTCTCGCCGCTGGTGGCGGGGGTGGTGCTCGGGGCGCTGGTCGTCAACGCCACTGCGCTGCCGGCGGGGTTGCAGCCGGGTGTCGTCTTCGCCGCCAAGCAGCTCCTCCGCCTCGGCATCGTGCTCTTGGGCTTCCGGCTCTCACTGGGCGATCTGGGCGAACTCGGTCTTCGCGGTCTCGTCGTCGTTGCGATGGTGGTTGCCTGCACCTTCTTCGGCACCCAGTGGCTCGGGGCCCGCATGGGCCTGTCGAAGGACCTGTCGCTCCTCGTGGCCACCGGGTACTCGATCTGTGGAGCGTCGGCCGTCGCCGCGATGGACGGGGTGATCGAGGCCGACGAGGAGGAGACGGCCTACGCCGTCGCCCTGGTCACGTTGTGCGGCTCGCTGTCGATCGGCGTGCTCCCACTCATCGGCCACCTGCTGGGGCTCGAGGGCGCCACCTTCGGCACGTGGGTCGGCGCCGCCGTGCACGACGTCGCTCAGGTGGTGGCCACCGCATCGACCGATGGCCCCGCAGCCCTGGAGGCTGCCACGGTCGTCAAGCTCACCCGGGTCGTGCTCCTGGCACCGCTGGTCGCCCTCGTCGCATTGCGTCGACGCCGCAACCACGTCGGATCGGCCATTGAGGGCGACGCGGTGGCGTCGCATCCTCCGATCGTCCCGCTGTTCGTCGCCGGGTTCCTCGGCGCCGTCCTGGTGCGGAGTTCCGGCGTCTTGTCGAGCGAGTCGCTGGCCGGGATCAAGGACGCGGAAAAGGTGCTGCTGACGCTGGCGCTGGTCGGCCTCGGGATGGGGGTCCGGCTGGATCGGCTCCGTCGCCTCGGCGGCCGACCGCTCGTGCTCGGACTCGTGGCGTGGCTGATGGTGGCGGGTGTCGCGCTCGCAGGGGTGGGCATCATCAACGCGTGA
- a CDS encoding LLM class flavin-dependent oxidoreductase, whose translation MTTNESPAVSSASAVGPVEMAWFSALCDDDYEFLGVPDPQLASSFEHCRNITLTADRYGFDNILLPSGYALGIDNTAFAAAMGPMTSLRMLLAVRCGELVVPQLARQLATVDQILDGRLAINIISSDVPGEVLDSEPRYRRSTEIMYVLRELLDGRGVDFHGDHLDLTIEPPRARTVSGKSPLFYFGGLSPAARECAAAAADVFLMWPDTTEKVLEVKADMDARAAAKGRSLRYGWRSHVIVRETEDEARAAARRLLSKLDAETGEAIRKKSLDSASAGVAAQSALRDRSDDDGYVERHLWTGVGRARSGAGAAIVGDPDQVLAKINELTAAGIGAFILSGYPHAAECDLFARHVLPSITHARLEFEPHPVNLG comes from the coding sequence ATGACCACGAACGAATCCCCTGCCGTCTCCTCTGCGTCCGCTGTCGGGCCGGTCGAGATGGCCTGGTTCAGCGCACTGTGCGACGACGACTACGAGTTCCTCGGCGTTCCCGACCCCCAGCTCGCCAGCTCGTTCGAGCACTGCCGGAACATCACCCTGACCGCCGACCGCTATGGGTTCGACAACATCTTGTTGCCGTCGGGCTATGCACTCGGTATCGACAACACTGCGTTCGCGGCGGCGATGGGTCCGATGACCAGCCTCCGCATGCTCCTCGCCGTTCGCTGTGGCGAACTCGTCGTGCCCCAGCTGGCCCGTCAGCTCGCCACCGTCGACCAGATCCTCGACGGTCGGCTGGCCATCAACATCATCTCGAGTGACGTTCCCGGCGAAGTGCTCGACTCCGAGCCTCGATACCGCCGATCGACCGAGATCATGTACGTCCTGCGCGAACTGCTCGACGGGCGCGGCGTCGACTTCCACGGCGATCACCTCGATCTCACCATCGAGCCGCCTCGGGCCCGCACCGTGTCCGGGAAGAGTCCGCTGTTCTACTTCGGTGGCTTGTCGCCCGCAGCGCGCGAGTGCGCCGCTGCCGCCGCCGACGTGTTCCTGATGTGGCCCGATACGACCGAGAAGGTGCTCGAGGTCAAAGCCGACATGGACGCCCGTGCTGCGGCCAAGGGCCGATCGCTGCGCTACGGATGGCGCTCCCACGTGATCGTCCGCGAGACCGAGGACGAGGCCCGCGCTGCCGCACGCCGACTGCTGTCCAAGCTCGACGCCGAGACCGGTGAAGCGATCCGCAAGAAGTCGCTCGACTCCGCCTCGGCCGGCGTCGCCGCCCAGTCCGCACTGCGTGACCGATCCGACGACGACGGCTACGTCGAGCGTCACCTGTGGACCGGTGTCGGTCGGGCACGCTCGGGGGCGGGGGCTGCGATCGTGGGTGACCCCGATCAGGTGCTGGCCAAGATCAACGAACTCACCGCCGCCGGCATCGGCGCCTTCATCCTGTCGGGCTACCCCCACGCGGCCGAGTGCGATCTGTTCGCTCGTCACGTGCTGCCGTCGATCACCCATGCGCGGCTGGAGTTCGAGCCGCATCCGGTGAACCTCGGGTAG
- a CDS encoding Gfo/Idh/MocA family oxidoreductase: MIRYGVIGTGMMGVEHIENILAIDGAVVTAIADPVEASRVQGLAAAAPSGSEVVAFEGHRELLASGLVDAVVVVTPNHTHIDVMHDVLDAGVHVMCEKPLCTTVEDVQSLIAKAEATGGTDGARKVWVGLEYRYMPAVAELVDDVRSGTVGTPKMVAIREHRFPFLVKVGNWNRFSANTGGTLVEKCCHFFDLMNLVLDERPSRVMASGAQDVNHLDEVYDGRRSDILDNAFVIVDYPSGARALLDLCMFAEATNSQEEISVVGDRGKLEANLPQGVIRTGIRGEHWIGKVDERHADESHVAYEGLHHGSSYVEHLRFFAAIKGENPIEVTLDDGLWSVAMGVAAHRSIESGRPILMSEVL, from the coding sequence GTGATCCGATACGGGGTCATCGGCACCGGCATGATGGGTGTCGAACACATCGAGAACATCTTGGCGATCGACGGCGCTGTCGTCACGGCGATCGCCGACCCGGTCGAGGCCTCGCGAGTGCAGGGCCTCGCTGCGGCGGCGCCCTCGGGTTCGGAGGTCGTGGCCTTCGAGGGGCACCGTGAGCTGCTGGCGAGCGGGCTGGTCGACGCGGTCGTGGTCGTCACACCGAACCACACCCACATCGACGTCATGCACGACGTGCTCGACGCCGGCGTGCACGTGATGTGTGAGAAGCCGCTGTGCACGACGGTCGAAGACGTCCAGTCGCTCATCGCGAAGGCCGAGGCGACCGGCGGCACCGACGGAGCCCGTAAGGTGTGGGTCGGCCTCGAGTACCGCTACATGCCGGCCGTCGCCGAGCTCGTCGACGACGTCCGATCCGGCACCGTCGGGACACCGAAGATGGTCGCCATTCGTGAGCACCGGTTTCCTTTCCTCGTGAAGGTCGGCAACTGGAACCGATTCTCCGCGAACACCGGGGGCACCCTGGTCGAGAAGTGTTGCCACTTCTTCGATCTGATGAATCTGGTGCTCGATGAGCGCCCCAGCCGAGTCATGGCGTCGGGAGCGCAGGACGTCAATCATCTCGACGAGGTCTACGACGGCCGCCGGTCCGACATCCTCGACAACGCTTTTGTCATCGTCGACTACCCGAGCGGCGCTCGGGCCCTGCTCGATCTCTGCATGTTCGCCGAGGCGACGAACAGCCAGGAGGAGATCTCGGTGGTGGGGGATCGAGGCAAGCTCGAAGCCAACCTGCCGCAGGGCGTGATTCGCACCGGCATCCGAGGTGAGCACTGGATCGGCAAGGTCGATGAGCGTCACGCCGACGAGTCCCACGTCGCCTACGAGGGACTGCACCACGGCTCGAGCTACGTCGAGCATCTTCGGTTCTTTGCCGCGATCAAGGGTGAGAACCCGATCGAGGTGACCCTCGACGATGGCCTGTGGTCGGTGGCAATGGGGGTCGCCGCCCATCGCAGCATCGAGTCCGGACGACCGATTCTCATGAGTGAGGTGTTGTGA